GTGCAAAAAACAAAACAAATAGAATAGCTATGAATTTTGATTTGTAGTTTGTTATAATTCTATTTCTATACACATAGTTAACCGTAAAATGTCCTATAGCTGCTGCGAAGATGACATAAACGAAATATCGACGAGTTAAAGAAAAGATATAAATTAAATATATGCCCAGGCAGGCGATTAAATACACTTTCTTTTTATTGACTGCCAACAAAGATTTTGGAATCATCAATAAAGCGATTAGCAAATACAATCCAAACTCAAGGATACCAAAGGCACCGAGCATTATTCGATCTGTATCGATATATCCCCTAGAGGATTTATCGGGGAAAATAAGCTCAACCCCGGTAAAAACATTCAATAAGAACAAAATTGAAATTAGGATAGATAATTTAATGAATACTTCAATGAATAACTTGCTGCTTCTGTATGCCGAGAAATAATATATTGGAATTGGCAGTAGAATCGTTGAAATTACCAATCGTGTTTTTATCAAATGGGTTACAAAAGTTAAATTAGAATATGAAGAATTCAAAAATAAAAATATAAAAATATAATAAAATATAAACCAAAACAAAACAATTTTTGAAGCTTTCTTAAACAGCGCATCTTTAAAACAAACGCGTATTGGATTGCTCGTAACAGCGAACAAACAAAAATAACAGACAATTAGCAGAAATGTGGGGGCAAACCTAGTATAACCTAATTCACGCATATATCCGCCTGGATCAGCATAAAAAAATACTGAGATCCAAACTAAATAATCAAAGACAGATGTTTGGTCATTAATGTAAAATGATTTTTTCTTCATTTTTTATAGCCATACATTCTATTTAACAATCTGGGCATCGAAGTAAAATATTTTAATAAATCGAAATCCATTATTCGCTTTGTTTGGGGCTTTATTTTCAAGGCATTTATTCTTGAAGCGTTCCCCCAACACATATGATTAGTTTTATTACCTAAATCCACCATATTTACTTCGTAGTTTACTCCTATAAATTCAGATATCGAGTTTAGACTTCTCACTGGATTATTGACAAAATCTTCATATCTAATTATTTTTTTGGGAATTCTTAACAAATTTAATAACACTAAAGATTTCACATTATATCTAAACCAATAGGCTACATTTAGTTTTGGATTTTGTACTTTTCGATTATATGTATAG
Above is a window of Desulfotignum balticum DSM 7044 DNA encoding:
- a CDS encoding oligosaccharide repeat unit polymerase yields the protein MKKKSFYINDQTSVFDYLVWISVFFYADPGGYMRELGYTRFAPTFLLIVCYFCLFAVTSNPIRVCFKDALFKKASKIVLFWFIFYYIFIFLFLNSSYSNLTFVTHLIKTRLVISTILLPIPIYYFSAYRSSKLFIEVFIKLSILISILFLLNVFTGVELIFPDKSSRGYIDTDRIMLGAFGILEFGLYLLIALLMIPKSLLAVNKKKVYLIACLGIYLIYIFSLTRRYFVYVIFAAAIGHFTVNYVYRNRIITNYKSKFIAILFVLFFALSVVKPSYVEGVFVGLSGIFNLEDSYGTTSARLSLTAHSPTINLFLDNIFFGTGYINEWYSSAEEAYSGFDLEGADYVFLSSAAMFGVIGLLLFVPFYFFLYRLIFTTMKYIRNHLKVILTQPQVFAHPVIVFFTISLFLLRHLFTYPDWFAFIGPSAYQKYYIAIGLMFGSAARIRLLITNYTK